One genomic segment of Centropristis striata isolate RG_2023a ecotype Rhode Island chromosome 13, C.striata_1.0, whole genome shotgun sequence includes these proteins:
- the snrnp70 gene encoding U1 small nuclear ribonucleoprotein 70 kDa gives MTQFLPPNLLALFAPRDPIPFLPQLEKLPHEKHHNQPYSGIAPFIRHFEDPRDAPPPTRAETREERLERKRREKIERRQAVVETELKLWDPHNDPNAQGDAFKTLFVARVNYDTTESKLRREFEVYGPIKRIYIVYNKKTGKPRGYAFIEYEHERDMHSAYKHADGKKIDGRRVLVDVERGRTVKGWHPRRLGGGLGGTRRGGADVNIKHSGRDDASRYDDRPLGGDRDRGERRERSRERDRDKDRERRRSRSRERRRRSRSRERGERERERPIGGGGGGGGGGGGEDGGVVGSRRREREKDRGGVAGGDSRSRERSRERKRRSRSRDRKRDRERAKGLDGEEVLQGGEGAPEGGDRMLEEHEGEVGEGMEERRDRDRDRDRERRRSHRDRDRRRGDRDRDREHKRERGDRERGERREERHSSLRDDMGPPDELGNEDEGEVVPHMEEYSQDGMMMEQQTGPPADGYNSSENGYKMETPADEY, from the exons ATGACGCAGTTCTTGCCCCCGAACCTGCTGGCCCTCTTCGCTCCGCGGGACCCGATACCTTTCCTGCCCCAGCTTGAGAAGTTGCCCCATGAGAAACATCACAACCAGCCTTACAGTGGCATCGCACCGTTCATCAGGCACTTCGAG GATCCCAGAGATGCTCCTCCACCAACGAGAGCAGAGACTCGAGAGGAGCGGCTGGAGAGAAAA AGACGAGAAAAGATTGAGAGGAGGCAAGCCGTGGTGGAGACAGAACTCAAGCTTT GGGACCCCCACAATGACCCGAACGCCCAAGGGGACGCCTTCAAGACATTGTTTGTTGCACGAGTG AACTACGATACTACAGAGTCCAAGCTTCGTCGTGAGTTTGAGGTCTATGGCCCCATCAAACGg atttacaTAGTCTACAACAAGAAGACGGGGAAACCTCGCGGCTATGCTTTCATTGAATATGAGCACGAACGAGACATGCACT CCGCCTACAAGCACGCCGACGGGAAGAAGATAGACGGTAGACGGGTGTTGGTCGATGTGGAACGAGGACGCACTGTAAAAGGATGGCATCCTCGCAGACTAG gTGGTGGATTGGGTGGCACGAGGAGAGGTGGAGCTGATGTCAACATTAAGCACTCTGGCAGAGATGATGCATCACGTTATGATGATCGCCCTCTGGGGGG TGATCGGGACCGTGGCGAGCGGAGGGAGCGCAGCCGGGAGCGAGACCGGGACAAAGACAGAGAGCGCCGGAGATCCCGATCCCGTGAACGGCGCCGACGTAGCCGCTCCCGTGAacgaggagagagggagagggagcgaCCGatcggaggaggaggtggtggtggtggtggtggaggaggagaggacggcGGCGTTGTTGGTAGCCGGCGCCGAGAGCGAGAAAAAGATCGAGGCGGGGTGGCGGGAGGAGACAGCAGAAGTAGGGAAAGGAGtcgagagaggaagaggaggagcaggagccgAGATCGCAAGAGGGACAGGGAGAGAGCCAAGGGGCTGGACGGGGAGGAGGTCCTccagggaggagaaggagctcCGGAAGGCGGAGATCGGATGCTGGAGGAGCACGAAGGGGAGGTGGGCGAGGGTATGGAGGAGCGCCgggacagggacagagacagggaCAGGGAGCGCCGACGGAGCcacagggacagagacagacgcCGCGGGGACCGGGACCGAGACAGGGAGCACAAGAGGGAGCGGGGGGATCGGGAGCGGGGGGAGCGACGGGAGGAGCGCCACAGCTCCCTACGAGACGACATGGGGCCGCCAGACGAGCTGGGCAACGAGGACGAGGGGGAGGTGGTGCCCCACATGGAGGAGTACAGCCAGGACGGCATGATGATGGAGCAGCAGACCGGACCTCCTGCTGACGGCTACAACTCCAGCGAGAACGGCTACAAGATGGAGACGCCAGCAGATGAGTACTGA